GAAGTAAGTCATACTACGCCAGTAATGAAACCCAACTGCAGGACACCAAACTACCATCCCCTCTCCTTGCACTCTCATCATGAAGTCCCTGTATATAGGCAAATTCCCCATTTCCAGCATTCTCTCTCACTCCACACCTACGCTCTTCACTCTTTGCTCCACTCAACCCTCGACATCTCCTTCCACCAACCCACTCGTCACCAATGTCTATACCCTAAATGCGCCTCTCTAGCCAGATTAGCAAACTATCTCTTATACTTTACATCCTCCCTTCATCCTGTGTAGCACCGGGGTGCAACATACCATCATTACCATGCAGCTTCCGGTAAGTAGCCATGCGGCCTGTAGCCGTAGCTAGAGAAGGAAAGTCGTCATTTTCGAAGTTGATCTTGGATACAGACGCTCCAGTAGAGAAGATCTTGGCCTCGGCGGGCTTCTCTTTAAACGGAGTCTGGTACCCAGGATTCGTGGTACGGCCGGTGCGGCGACCCATGGGCGGCGCGACATGGAAGGGAGGAACGTTGAGTTGGGCATTTGTGGGACGGTGGCCTGGGGGTGCGAGTTGTCGCATCGTGGGGAGAAGAGGTTGGTACGGGGGAGTTTCTGGGCGCTCCATGGGAGGAGAGAAGGGTGCGCGAGGTGAAGATGGGCGAGAGACGTTTGAAGAGGCCAAAGTGCTTCGAATGAAATACTGGATGCAGACGAACCAGAGGACGATGAAGAGCATGGAGGCTATGACGATAAGGTTGTGCTGGCCCTTGGGATCTAGGAACCAGTACTCAAAGAGCGTGCCGTGGAAGACGTCGTAGAAGCGATCTGCGAGCTCGTTGAGCGTGGTGCCGACGTAGACTTCTAGCGGGCTTGCCTCGTGGTATCGTGGGGGCGTCCAGATGGCCATATTGGTGGCATGTGTCGGGAGTTTGTGGACAGTATGTGGGTGACTGGGGTGGTGGGTTGAGTAGAAAAGAGTCGGCGCACTTGGTTAAGAAAGAGAGGAAGAAAGAGAGGAAGAAAGAGAGGAAGAAAGAGAGGAAGAAAGGTAGGCAGTGTTTGTGTTCCTATTTACACTAGCGTCGCGTGAACTGACGGGTGTTTCTAGTACCCCTCCCACATGGTCCCTGGGGTGGTAGAGTGAAAGAATAGCGCCTAGGCTGCCGCCAATCCAAACCAATTATTAGACATGGCAAAAGTCATCCAGACATAGATACAACAATTCGCCCTACAAGTCCTAGCAGCTCCCTGTACCACGCGTCTCAGTAATTCTCCGTCCATCTAAGCACCCTCAGGTTTCCCAAAGTTGGTATCAATCGTGACACTACCCTTGTACAAGCTGTCCTCTGGAAAATCCCACAGGTTCCTCCTAATTCTCGGCTGTTCCGCCACCTTAACTTTTGGTGCAAATATCGGACAAGGTTCCTTACCCAGAGCGCGCCACTTTGCTTCTACTATGTCAATTCCCATGCCTGGGGGGTATTGCGATGGCACCTTCTGGTGGTGGGTGGAAGCAATGACATTGGGCGGTAGTGGACGTCGTGTGGTGTTGCGTTTGCGTTTACGCAGGCGTAAGAGTGGAATGACTGTgaggaagatgaagaagatgaggGCGTGTGTGAGGTATGGGTAGGTGGTGTAGAAATCAGATAGAGCTTTTGTGATGGTGGTCTTCTGCTCTTCGTATGCATCATGTGCTTTGTCGAAAGAGAACAAGTTTTGGAAGAAACTGGACTCATTTTCCACATGCGAGTCTTCGGAGAGGCGCAAAAGTCGTGCTGCTTTTTCCAATTCCTCAAATTGGTTCCTGATACGCTCCTCCATTCCCGCGGTTGTGGGGCAAGTTGATGAAGTAGGGGAGTGAGAGGTAACGGAGGTGAAATGTATGAGACTGCGCGTGAGAGCAGTAGATATATCAACTGGTGGTTATTCTAACCGAGAACGTTCATGAACGCGCTTACACTGACGAATGAAACGCTAACTCTTTTGGGTATCTGTAGAGTCCAGTATCGCACTAGTGGTGAAACTCTGGAACTATACGTTCTGAATCACTCTAGAACATGCAAGTCACTGAAATCACCTCAGCAACAGCCAGATATCACAGAACCTACACAAGAGTTTTCCAAAAcaccctcttcttctccctcgTCAAGGTCGCGCTGCTCACGCAGGCCGTGATCTTCGCCATCGCGCTTGTCAAGCAAGAGGTGCATGGTGGCCAACGCCGGCACCGGTCGACGGGAGGGTAATGTGGCGCTGTTGTGCCGTTGTCAGACGATAAGGAGACAATTCGTTGGGTTGCGGAGGAGGCGTAAGAGTTGTTGTGACATTTGATCCGACATCGTTTTGTTCGACTCGCGTTCCGCCTTCCGTCTGCcatcttttcttctttgTTGTAGTTCCTACCACATACATGGCTTCTGCAATTGAATGTTCTTTTAGTAACCTGTATCTCTATTTGTCTCTGCGTGACATACAAGTTTGAGAGGCCTTTGTTTAACAGAGTATCCCACTCCATTGCCTTCCCACGCTCAACGTCCTTGTTTTCTTGGATCTGGCGCGTAAATCTTTGTCCCTTGAGGCAACTTCCTCCTCCGCTCCTCCGTCCCTGTCATACTAACATCCTGCATGCCCGTCGTCAAACTCGACACCAAACCAGATGATCGGCGCCTTACCAACCCCTTCTCATTCCCTATAGTCGTACTATCCTGCCTCACCAGACCACGGACCCTCGTCTCACCACCCCGAGTCGGCGCGTGCGATCCCTCCGGTACATCTAAGCCCTCGTACCTCTTCCGCAACTCCACAAGGCTCAACTCCATTTGTCCGATGATTTGCTTTTCTTCGTGCATCACTTCGCAGAGTTCTTCCCATACGCTTTGTATTTCGGGGGAAAGCGGTGTGCGCTGGGATGGTGGCGGTGCCGGAAATAGAGGTAAGAACTCTGGTTGTGGGTGTAGGAAGACTTCGGGTGAGGGGGGTCCTTCCACATGCGTGTAGAGGCCGATGCCGGTAACGTAGGGGGTTGTGCCAGGTGGGACGTGGCGCTTGAAGGCGTTTATGAGGTCGCCGTTCATGCGGTGTTTGCGGACGGCGGCTACATCGGGTGGGATGGTGTTGTTGGAGGATGTCATTTTGACTGTGTGGGAAGTGTGTGTTCTGGTGTGGGTTAGTCTTTGTGGTTGCGTGTGATAAGTCACGGATCGAAAATGTGAAAGAGTGAGAATTGCATAAATTGCAGTGAAAAAGTAGATAATCAGAAGACGACAACCAAAAGGGAAACCCCGATCATACTGGCCTCTCCTCTTGCCAATAGTGCTCATGCTCACCTGTGTGCTGCTCCTTCGCAGAGAACTTT
This sequence is a window from Pyrenophora tritici-repentis strain M4 chromosome 4, whole genome shotgun sequence. Protein-coding genes within it:
- a CDS encoding Tymo-45kd-70kd domain containing protein, encoding MAIWTPPRYHEASPLEVYVGTTLNELADRFYDVFHGTLFEYWFLDPKGQHNLIVIASMLFIVLWFVCIQYFIRSTLASSNVSRPSSPRAPFSPPMERPETPPYQPLLPTMRQLAPPGHRPTNAQLNVPPFHVAPPMGRRTGRTTNPGYQTPFKEKPAEAKIFSTGASVSKINFENDDFPSLATATGRMATYRKLHGNDGMLHPGATQDEGRM